Proteins from a genomic interval of Lolium perenne isolate Kyuss_39 chromosome 1, Kyuss_2.0, whole genome shotgun sequence:
- the LOC127331265 gene encoding arogenate dehydratase 2-like isoform X2 → MGHPQALAQCEQTLTKLGIDHREAVDDTAGAAKYIAEQKLQDTGAVASSLAAQLYGLDILAENIQDDTDNVTRFMMLAREPIIARTDKPFKTSIVFSLEEGPGQLFKALAVFAALRKINLTKMESRPHNKRPLRVADDNCSTPLKHFDYLFYVDFEASMADPNAQNALSNLKQEFATFLRVL, encoded by the exons ATGGGCCATCCTCAA GCCCTTGCGCAATGTGAGCAAACACTGACGAAGTTAGGCATCGATCATAGAGAAGCTGTTGATGatacagccggcgcggccaag TATATTGCAGAACAAAAACTCCAAGACACTGGTGCAGTTGCTAGTTCGTTAGCTGCTCAACTTTATGGACTTGATATTCTTGCAGAAAATATCCAG GATGACACAGATAACGTAACCCGTTTCATGATGCTGGCTAGAGAACCCATTATTGCTCGCACTGATAAGCCATTCAAG ACCAGTATAGTGTTCTCACTAGAAGAAGGGCCTGGACAACTCTTCAAGGCGCTCGCAGTGTTTGCTGCTCTCAGAAAAATTAATCTCACCAAG ATGGAAAGTCGTCCACACAACAAAAGACCTCTACGTGTAGCTGATGATAATTGTTCCACACCACTGAA GCACTTCGATTACCTTTTCTATGTAGATTTCGAGGCGTCAATGGCTGATCCAAATGCTCAGAATGCTCTGAGTAACTTAAAG CAAGAGTTTGCTACATTCCTGAGAGTTCTTTGA
- the LOC127331265 gene encoding arogenate dehydratase 2-like isoform X3, giving the protein MGHPQALAQCEQTLTKLGIDHREAVDDTAGAAKYIAEQKLQDTGAVASSLAAQLYGLDILAENIQDDTDNVTRFMMLAREPIIARTDKPFKTSIVFSLEEGPGQLFKALAVFAALRKINLTKMESRPHNKRPLRVADDNCSTPLKHFDYLFYVDFEASMADPNAQNALSNLKVIQVMTWVMP; this is encoded by the exons ATGGGCCATCCTCAA GCCCTTGCGCAATGTGAGCAAACACTGACGAAGTTAGGCATCGATCATAGAGAAGCTGTTGATGatacagccggcgcggccaag TATATTGCAGAACAAAAACTCCAAGACACTGGTGCAGTTGCTAGTTCGTTAGCTGCTCAACTTTATGGACTTGATATTCTTGCAGAAAATATCCAG GATGACACAGATAACGTAACCCGTTTCATGATGCTGGCTAGAGAACCCATTATTGCTCGCACTGATAAGCCATTCAAG ACCAGTATAGTGTTCTCACTAGAAGAAGGGCCTGGACAACTCTTCAAGGCGCTCGCAGTGTTTGCTGCTCTCAGAAAAATTAATCTCACCAAG ATGGAAAGTCGTCCACACAACAAAAGACCTCTACGTGTAGCTGATGATAATTGTTCCACACCACTGAA GCACTTCGATTACCTTTTCTATGTAGATTTCGAGGCGTCAATGGCTGATCCAAATGCTCAGAATGCTCTGAGTAACTTAAAG GTAATCCAAGTAATGACATGGGTGATGCCGTGA
- the LOC127331265 gene encoding uncharacterized protein isoform X1, translated as MVPMNLLQSLVGHTSHGEEKVFQHKEKIINFSKEINRNIVSIQENTMKYIGDGIPIGMSYGGSPVTNTAGTDAGMVNNDMIVMRGTISDQNSFEKRNRKKRAAKATTHERNMPELVIDHFIEAFNNKHLRVNRFKKPNQKAVRAIFSEFDETKAKHLISPRRTRTPKGSRRGCPGPPHHKAAREAPWPRQPMGWAPQAPPCATSSPIKSLAT; from the exons ATGGTCCCTATGAATCTCCTGCAGTCGCTCGTTGGCCACACTTCACATGGTGAAGAAAAAGTCTTTCAGCACAAAGAAAAGATTATCAACTTCAGTAAGGAAATAAACCGTAATATAGTATCCATTCAAG AGAATACCATGAAATACATTGGTGATGGAATACCAATTGGTATGTCTTATGGTGGGTCTCCTGTGACCAATACAGCTGGAACAGATGCAG GAATGGTGAACAATGATATGATTGTAATGCGTGGAACTATATCTGATCAGAATAGTTTTGAAAAGAGGAACAGGAAAAAGCGTGCTGCAAAAGCAACAACACATGAGAGGAACATGCCAGAGTTGGTTATAGATCATTTCATTGAAGCCTTCAACAATAAGCATCTCAGGGTCAACAGATTCAAGAAACCAAACCA aaaggctgttcgggcaatattctcggaattcgacgaaacaaaagccaaacatcttatttcaccgagacggaccagaacaccgaaggggagccggagaggatgcccagggcccccacaccataaggcggcgcgggaggccccctggccgcgccagcctatggggtgggccccccaggcacccccttgcgccacctcttcgcctataaaatctctcgcgacctaa